CCACCAGACTATATCCGTTCTGCTGGCAATATTGGGTAATTCTCTCTGCCATCTCGGTATTCAGATCGTATTTGTTGATACAGACCAGGGTTGGGATGCCAAAATGGCCGGCTAATTTAGCCACCCGGTCTAAATCATGGAGTCCGGACAGGGTGGGCTCAGTTACCACCAGCACCGCCGATGCCGCGGTAATAGCCGCAATTACCGGGCAACCAATACCAGGCGGGCCGTCAATAATGACCAGGTTATACCCCCGCTCTTCAGCCAGTAATTTAGCTTGATTCCTTACCAGGGTAACCAGTTTACCAGAGTTTTCCTCGGCAATACCCAGCTTTGCATGGGCCATTGGGCCATATTGGGTTTCAGATATAAACCAATCACCAGCCAGGTTTTCTTCCATTTTGATGGCCTTTTGTTCACAGATATGGCTGCAAACTCCACAACCCTCACAGGAGATAGGATCAATCTTAAAACCAGGTGATATTGCCTCAAACCGACAAACAACTATGCACTTACCACACTTATTACAGGCTCGCATATCCACTTTAGCAGTCTTACCACTTCTAAACTGGTGAGTCTCTTTGACCTGAGGCTGAAGCAGAAGATGCAGGTCTGCCGCATCTACATCGCAGTCTGCCATAACCTTATTTTTAGCTAATGCAGCAAAAGAGCCGGTAATAATAGTTTTACCTGTGCCTCCTTTACCGCTGATAACAACTATCTCTTTCAACTTTATTCCACCTTTCAAACCTAA
The genomic region above belongs to bacterium and contains:
- a CDS encoding ATP-binding protein, which codes for MKEIVVISGKGGTGKTIITGSFAALAKNKVMADCDVDAADLHLLLQPQVKETHQFRSGKTAKVDMRACNKCGKCIVVCRFEAISPGFKIDPISCEGCGVCSHICEQKAIKMEENLAGDWFISETQYGPMAHAKLGIAEENSGKLVTLVRNQAKLLAEERGYNLVIIDGPPGIGCPVIAAITAASAVLVVTEPTLSGLHDLDRVAKLAGHFGIPTLVCINKYDLNTEMAERITQYCQQNGYSLVGKIRFDPMVVESLINKKPVVEYSHGEVSDTIKKIWKQCYGELKMEGN